In Luteitalea sp. TBR-22, one genomic interval encodes:
- a CDS encoding DUF1697 domain-containing protein translates to MTTWVGLLRGINVGKAKRLPMADLKRLVEGAGYTDARTLLNSGNVVFRGEAGAPERIAARLERAVEETAGFHATVVVLSSDTLATVVAENALASLVDDPARLLVAFVQDASRLEAVRPLAARAWEGATLAVGSKAAYAWCPGGILESGALEAMGRLLKDQVTTRNWATVQKLAALAGCG, encoded by the coding sequence GTGACGACCTGGGTCGGGCTGCTCAGGGGCATCAACGTCGGCAAGGCGAAGCGACTGCCGATGGCCGACCTGAAGCGCCTCGTCGAGGGTGCGGGCTACACCGACGCGCGCACCCTCCTCAACAGCGGCAACGTGGTGTTCCGCGGCGAGGCCGGCGCTCCCGAGCGGATTGCCGCGCGGCTCGAGCGCGCCGTCGAGGAGACGGCGGGGTTCCACGCCACGGTCGTGGTCCTGTCGTCCGACACGCTGGCGACCGTGGTCGCGGAGAACGCCCTCGCGTCGCTGGTCGACGACCCGGCCAGGCTGCTGGTGGCGTTCGTCCAGGACGCGTCGAGGCTGGAGGCGGTGCGTCCGCTCGCCGCGCGCGCCTGGGAGGGCGCGACGCTGGCAGTCGGGTCGAAGGCCGCTTACGCGTGGTGCCCCGGCGGCATCCTCGAGAGCGGCGCCCTGGAGGCGATGGGACGCCTGCTGAAGGATCAGGTCACGACGCGCAACTGGGCCACCGTGCAGAAGCTGGCGGCCCTCGCCGGGTGCGGCTGA